The following are encoded in a window of Podospora pseudoanserina strain CBS 124.78 chromosome 6, whole genome shotgun sequence genomic DNA:
- a CDS encoding hypothetical protein (COG:M; EggNog:ENOG503NW9Q) translates to MTVNVISLRSLDAACINNFTADLTTDERRLFDTSVAAKTLIEELKAIGATHKQQSKSRRVGEALIPFINGLETYGDGLSILANGSDILCPLWGSLRIVLDLAREFGEYFEKLALMLENIGTILSRLERYPTLYPDNENIKAPMVDIYIAIFEFCVRAKQIFRVGKEKCQGIKRLTQAVGLATALRVLWKPFSVDFDGIKDRISKNVEAVESEAGLAEKELASKERTLAGERWAKAERSQRLIANYVDAESTAKVHEWLAPANVATNHKAATSLRHASSGTWFLHGHQFQRWLREDNSFLWLHAIPGAGKTILSSSIINYLQEKVQDPNTGLAYFYCDYKDSQKQDPAKILSTILAMLAKQNSGVFETLQDFFLEQLRLAPTFTAEFDELLADFNTFMSDHFETVIIVIDALDETSPSSWETLTDALRSLHEQCPRLKILVTSRNELPIARAFQGLPATSIEQSDVADDIQNFVEGEVASRIKQRKLKLRDPELQSVIVESLVTGSKGMFQWVRCQIDALCKLRNDKAIRSALTNLPRTLQETYIRILQRIEDEHPEDVEIVRKILAWLVRGIRNLSLEELAEAISIEPDNGEECMDFNAVDTDPEDMLELLGGLVTVSPDRFVSLAHFSVKEFLVSEDICKTKPLFCVAKYETESTLASVCLTYLCYDDFAKPLSPDSDQLQGYKFLPYAASAWGLHAKYSEQDDEPDEDVLDLTMRFFHLTNGSRRNFVTWEQYQHRAKSDKALSGVSSRTPLAYAAWYGLAGAAQQLLEAGIEAEQLLGPFKAAVSRGHAGVVKVILKFATASVDELQANGPVPHPAEKMAELDLGEALYDAAAMGHAAVVEVLLQQNIDLDARRRKDRSPLQAAALAGHADVVRLLLDKGAKHAIPCKRYGTPLAAAAEKGHRKVVEVLLQAGANPCGQGGLYSSPLTSAIAGKNVQIVQLILEHLNGVKVSSPARRNTGPLAMAASNGMDECIENLVELGYPVEDCGALYQACCAGNISTINLLLGLGADVNEWSTCKYGSAIHVASFRGHLGVLQRLISAGADLSVTHPEYGSPLELAAYGGHVDCVKLLAKAGIDINTGDNEATAVVRAAANGHNAVIEALYDLGLEKGATTDAGNALVTAAYFGHSDTVAFLAEQGVDLALLGTVLNKPISCTPLEAAASNGKMHVVKQLLQLGASPSETNNGRYGAPLSAALNAKSICEDIVTALLDAGADPSVVTDEESGSHGFPLLFAVKRDRPNLVKILVERGADVNLKAGLLITALQAAVELESDAIFNFLLEAGADVNLASDYSDLTGSIDDGLDKGPITALQSAAWHGKDDLITRLVGAGAHLSVDLGQDAPKPPFKSALQVASLRGHSTTVDLLLKLGSDANEKGGIFTTALMAACSQGHLEVVRSLLAAGATTEVIKGSWYTSPLLAALRHDGVDVELIKLLVEHGANVNERAGGWGYPLPCAVGFQSDDKVALYLIEQGADVNAVGGVWGTALQVAAYHYDDEKLETLLDKGADPNIQGGQYGTALQAAYSRGAYVIIRILYRHGARNDLLGGMFGCAGGAAVGYPGKDDSWGSCSTLLHQMINYHDFDVNFAYGRFGNGLQHCVWMEREDEQYFVEAGAEVNKVAGHYGTALNAAAVTYQEGTFDYLMEKGADAKLGNELYPNALFAAIESIDKGQKIFDKVMRLGVDLNEPVSTVRGTALQAAALRNSWYAVRKLVKAGAEVNPGRASGRWGTPLIASVSQGEPESWRLLLRKGADVCTKAGHFGTALHAAILHGKVEAVDLLLGRGADPNARGGRYGTPLQAACASRASKWVIAMLLNRGAEIDATGGKYHTALQAACQTGELETVEMLVSRGADVNLRGGWFFSPLYAAVFVGHWEIVRYLLRNGATWEEVDVQRMKGHHAGYWADWVRDSVEDGKKKGAEDGEEDEHEEEDDEAEEEEDEDFVADNVESIPGFDQPWKRMSKWGVVKNRIALKVGLLEKAVVEVEVKEGSGSSDEEEVIDPVFQEELLWVGEDLLE, encoded by the exons ATGACCGTCAACGTCATTTCCCTCAGATCGCTCGACGCAGCCTGCATCAATAATTTCACCGCAGACTTGACCACTGATGAGCGCCGGTTATTCGACACCTCGGTTGCCGCCAAGACATTGATAGAAGAGCTCAAGGCCATTGGTGCTACCCACAAGCAGCAGTCAAAGTCACGCCGAGTTGGCGAAGCCCTGATCCCCTTCATCAATGGCCTCGAAACCTACGGCGATGGTCTCAGCATCCTTGCCAATGGCAGCGACATTCTTTGCCCATTATGGGGCAGTCTCCGCATCGTCCTAGACCTGGCCCGCGAGTTTGGCGAGTATTTTGAGAAGTTGGCCCTGATGTTGGAAAACATTGGGACCATTCTCAGCCGCCTCGAACGCTACCCGACATTATACCCAGATAACGAGAATATCAAGGCGCCTATGGTCGACATTTACATCGCCATCTTCGAGTTCTGTGTCCGAGCCAAGCAAATCTTCCGCGTGGGCAAGGAAAAATGCCAGGGCATCAAGAGGTTGACGCAAGCGGTTGGCTTGGCCACTGCATTGAGGGTTCTCTGGAAGCCCTTCAGTGTCGACTTTGACGGTATCAAAGACCGCATATCCAAGAATGTGGAGGCCGTCGAGTCCGAGGCTGGGCTGGCCGAGAAAGAGCTGGCTAGCAAGGAACGCACTTTGGCCGGCGAACGTTGGGCAAAGGCTGAACGAAGTCAGAGGTTGATTGCAAACTACGTCGACGCAGAGAGCACAGCCAAAGTGCATGAGTGGCTGGCCCCCGCCAATGTCGCTACAAATCACAAGGCGGCAACAAGTCTTCGTCATGCAAGCTCTGGTACCTGGTTTCTGCACGGCCATCAGTTTCAACGGTGGCTCAGAGAGGACAACAGCTTTCTGTGGCTGCACGCCATTC CCGGAGCGGGCAAAACCATCCTATCATCGAGCATCATCAACTACCTGCAAGAAAAGGTGCAGGACCCAAACACCGGGCTTGCTTACTTCTACTGCGATTACAAAGACTCGCAGAAACAGGACCCAGCCAAGATTCTCAGCACAATCCTGGCCATGTTGGCAAAACAGAACAGCGGAGTCTTCGAAACCCTCCAAGACTTCTTTCTTGAGCAGCTTAGACTGGCACCTACATTTACGGCCGAGTTTGACGAGCTTCTTGCAGACTTTAACACTTTTATGAGTGACCATTTCGAGACAGTCATCATTGTCATCGATGCCTTGGACGAGACCAGTCCTTCGTCATGGGAGACTCTCACCGACGCATTACGGAGCCTCCATGAGCAGTGCCCCAGGTTGAAGATTCTAGTAACAAGTCGGAACGAGCTCCCAATTGCGCGGGCATTTCAGGGCCTGCCAGCCACGTCCATCGAGCAGTCTGATGTCGCAGACGACATTCAAAACTTTGTGGAGGGAGAAGTTGCATCAAGGATCAAGCAAAGGAAATTGAAACTGAGGGATCCAGAGTTGCAAAGCGTTATTGTGGAGAGCCTGGTGACCGGATCAAAAGGCATGTTTCAATGGGTGCGGTGCCAGATCGATGCCTTGTGCAAGTTGCGAAACGACAAAGCTATCCGCTCTGCTCTGACCAACCTCCCGCGCACGCTGCAGGAAACATACATCCGGATTCTTCAGCGTATAGAAGACGAACACccggaggatgtggagattGTTCGGAAAATACTTGCTTGGTTGGTACGCGGCATCAGAAACCTCTCActtgaggagctggccgaaGCGATCTCGATTGAGCCAGACAATGGAGAGGAGTGCATGGATTTTAATGCCGTGGACACCGACCCCGAGGACATGCTTGAGTTGTTGGGTGGCTTGGTCACTGTATCACCAGACAGGTTTGTGTCCTTGGCACATTTCTCGGTGAAGGAGTTTCTGGTATCAGAAGACATATGCAAGACAAAACCTCTATTCTGTGTTGCCAAGTACGAGACCGAGTCGACTTTGGCATCTGTGTGCCTAACATATCTTTGCTACGACGATTTCGCAAAGCCATTATCGCCTGACTCCGACCAGCTCCAGGGGTACAAGTTTTTGCCTTATGCTGCCAGCGCCTGGGGTTTGCATGCCAAGTACAGCGAGCAAGACGACGAACCGGACGAAGATGTCTTGGATCTGACGATGCGATTCTTCCACTTGACAAATGGCTCACGCAGGAATTTTGTGACCTGGGAACAGTACCAGCACCGTGCAAAATCTGACAAAGCGCTCTCTGGCGTGTCATCAAGGACACCGTTGGCCTATGCGGCTTGGTATGGTCTGGCCGGTGCGGCACAGCAACTTCTGGAGGCTGGGATTGAAGCTGAACAATTGCTTGGGCCATTCAAAGCTGCGGTTTCTCGTGGACACGCTGGCGTTGTCAAGGTCATTCTGAAGTTTGCAACGGCCTCGGTAGACGAGCTACAAGCGAACGGCCCGGTACCGCACCCAGCAGAAAAGATGGCTGAGCTTGACCTTGGCGAAGCACTTTACGATGCAGCAGCTATGGGTCATGCCGCTGTTGTCGAGGTTCTTCTGCAACAAAACATCGACCTAGATGCTAGACGACGAAAGGACCGGAGCCCACTTCAAGCAGCAGCCCTTGCAGGGCACGCCGACGTCGTCCGCTTACTTCTCGACAAAGGAGCCAAGCACGCCATCCCCTGTAAACGGTATGGAACTCCActggctgccgctgctgagaAGGGCCATCggaaggttgttgaggttttgTTACAAGCTGGTGCAAACCCATGTGGACAGGGAGGCTTGTATTCCTCGCCTCTCACATCAGCCATCGCTGGCAAGAACGTCCAGATTGTTCAGCTGATACTGGAGCATCTTAATGGTGTAAAGGTCAGCAGCCCAGCTCGCAGGAACACTGGACCCCTCGCCATGGCTGCCTCCAACGGTATGGATGAGTGCATCGAGAACTTGGTCGAATTAGGCTACCCAGTCGAGGACTGCGGTGCTCTGTACCAAGCGTGCTGCGCAGGAAATATCAGTACTATCAACCTGTTGCTGGGTCTTGGGGCAGATGTTAATGAATGGTCGACCTGCAAATATGGCAGTGCCATACACGTAGCCAGCTTCAGGGGGCATCTGGGGGTTTTGCAGCGACTCATCAGTGCTGGGGCGGACCTCAGCGTAACCCATCCAGAGTACGGCAGCCCCCTCGAGCTGGCAGCGTATGGTGGTCATGTCGACTGCGTCAAATTGCTTGCCAAAGCGGGTATCGACATCAACACTGGTGACAATGAAGCCACGGCGGTTGTCCGTGCTGCGGCCAACGGCCACAACGCCGTGATCGAGGCTCTCTACGATCTCGGTCTAGAAAAGGGGGCCACAACAGATGCGGGAAATGCTCTTGTGACTGCAGCATATTTCGGACATTCAGATACGGTGGCCTTTCTCGCGGAACAAGGGGTGGATCTGGCTCTGCTCGGTACAGTTCTTAACAAGCCCATCTCGTGCACACCGCTGGAAGCTGCTGCCTCGAATGGTAAAATGCACGTGGTCAAGCAGTTGCTTCAACTGGGGGCGAGTCCAAGCGAAACCAACAACGGTCGATACGGTGCTCCCCTCTCTGCTGCTCTCAATGCCAAGTCCATCTGTGAAGATATCGTCACGGCTCTATTGGATGCGGGAGCGGATCCAAGCGTCGTGACCGACGAGGAAAGTGGAAGCCACGGGTTTCCACTCCTTTTCGCCGTGAAGCGTGACAGACCTAATCTGGTCAAGATTCTGGTGGAACGCGGGGCTGATGTGAATCTCAAAGCTGGTTTGCTCATCACCGCTCTCCAGGCGGCGGTCGAGCTGGAGAGTGATGCcatcttcaacttcttgcTTGAGGCTGGAGCAGATGTCAATCTTGCTAGCGATTATTCAGATCTCACCGGGAGTATTGACGATGGGCTTGATAAGGGGCCCATCACAGCCCTGCAGTCTGCTGCTTGGCATGGGAAGGATGACCTAATTACGAGGCTCGTCGGGGCTGGGGCTCATCTTTCGGTGGATTTGGGACAAGACGCGCCAAAGCCTCCTTTCAAATCGGCACTCCAGGTAGCATCACTTCGTGGTcactccaccaccgttgACCTACTCCTCAAACTAGGGAGCGACGCCAACGAAAAGGGTGGCATTTTCACCACGGCCCTGATGGCCGCGTGCTCCCAAGGTCATCTTGAAGTGGTGCGAAGCCTCCTCGCGGCTGGGGCAACCACCGAAGTCATCAAGGGTTCCTGGTACACCAGTCCGTTACTGGCTGCGCTCCGCCATGACGGAGTGGACGTGGAGCTTATCAAACTGCTGGTTGAGCATGGTGCAAATGTCAATGAAAGAGCCGGCGGTTGGGGTTACCCGCTTCCCTGCGCCGTGGGCTTCCAGTCTGATGATAAAGTGGCTCTGTACCTTATTGAACAAGGTGCCGATGTCAATGCTGTGGGCGGAGTATGGGGCACTGCTCTTCAGGTCGCCGCATATCACTACGACGACGAGAAGTTGGAAACCTTGCTTGACAAGGGCGCCGATCCAAACATACAAGGTGGGCAATACGGCACTGCTTTGCAAGCAGCATACAGCCGGGGCGCCTACGTCATCATCAGGATCCTGTATAGGCATGGCGCTCGGAATGATCTCCTTGGGGGTATGTTTGGGTGTGCTGGCGGCGCGGCAGTTGGATATCCCGGTAAGGATGATTCCTGGGGATCCTGCTCGACGCTGCTCCATCAGATGATCAACTACCACGACTTTGACGTCAACTTTGCCTATGGACGCTTCGGCAATGGACTGCAGCACTGTGTCTGGATGGAGCGCGAAGATGAGCAGTACTTTGTCGAGGCTGGAGCCGAAGTCAACAAAGTAGCTGGTCATTATGGCACCGCTCTCAACGCCGCGGCTGTCACCTATCAGGAGGGTACATTTGACTACCTGATGGAGAAGGGTGCCGACGCAAAGCTGGGTAACGAACTGTACCCAAACGCGCTATTCGCCGCCATCGAGAGCATCGATAAGGGCCAAAAGATCTTTGACAAGGTGATGAGGCTGGGGGTTGATCTGAACGAACCCGTTTCGACGGTCCGTGGTACCGCGCTCCAGGCCGCGGCGCTTCGGAATTCGTGGTACGCTGTCAGGAAGCTGGTCAAGGCTGGGGCCGAGGTGAACCCGGGTCGCGCTTCTGGACGGTGGGGCACACCGCTGATAGCGTCCGTGTCGCAAGGGGAGCCGGAGAGTTGgcgtctcctcctcaggaAGGGGGCAGACGTCTGCACCAAGGCAGGGCACTTTGGCACGGCTCTCCACGCGGCTATTCTGCATGGCAAGGTCGAGGCGGTGGATCTACTTCTGGGGAGAGGTGCGGATCCCAACGCCAGGGGGGGGAGATACGGGACGCCGCTGCAGGCTGCTTGTGCGTCTAGGGCTTCGAAGTGGGTTATTGCCATGCTGCTTAACCGTGGGGCTGAGATTGATGCCACGGGTGGGAAATACCACACTGCTTTGCAGGCGGCCTGTCAGACGGGGGAGCTAGAGACGGTGGAAATGCTGGTGAGCAGAGGGGCGGATGTGAActtgaggggtgggtggtttttCAGTCCATTGTATGCTGCTGTTTTTGTAGGTCATTGGGAGATTGTGAGGTATTTGCTCAGAAACGGAGCTacgtgggaggaggttgatgttcaGAGGATGAAGGGGCACCATGCGGGCTATTGGGCTGATTGGGTGAGGGATAGtgtggaggatgggaagaagaagggtgcggaggatggggaggaggatgagcatgaggaggaggatgacgaggcggaggaagaggaagacgaggatttCGTGGCGGATAATGTCGAGTCTATACCTGGGTTTGATCAGCCTTGGAAACGGATGTCGAAGTGGGGGGTTGTTAAGAATCGGATTGCGTTGAAGGTTGGGCTTTTGGAGAAGGCGGTGGTCGAAGTTGAGGTTAAGGAGGGTTCGGGGTCaagtgacgaggaggaagtcaTCGATCCGGTTTTTCAGGAGGAGTTGCtttgggttggtgaagatctGTTGGAGTAG
- a CDS encoding hypothetical protein (COG:S; EggNog:ENOG503P4TQ), with the protein MVSLGVALGLRAAPLTVIIPNYAPFFLGLHFFFAYGLLSSRTLKQWYGIDHNVSPRYDLAKYGDAAVASGKITQKQLDMLKRNESAHANAVENYAFFAGAVCLATAAGVDRTLINRAGLAYTIARVAYGAVYILIDHPQWSQIRGITWWIGNFSCFYLLYKAGGELNSLSN; encoded by the coding sequence ATGGTATCTCTCGGTGTTGCCCTCGGCCTTCGGGCTGCCCCGCTTACTGTCATCATACCGAATTACGCGCCCTTTTTCCTGGGCTTGCACTTCTTCTTTGCGTACGGCCTTCTGTCTTCACGCACGCTCAAACAGTGGTACGGCATCGATCACAATGTGTCGCCCCGCTATGATCTTGCCAAGTACGGGGACGCTGCCGTTGCCTCGGGCAAGATCACACAGAAACAACTCGATATGCTCAAACGCAACGAGTCAGCCCACGCAAATGCCGTCGAGAACTACGCCTTCTTTGCTGGCGCCGTGTGCTTAGCTACCGCCGCTGGTGTTGACAGAACCCTGATCAACCGTGCCGGGTTGGCCTACACAATTGCACGCGTGGCGTACGGCGCTGTGTACATCCTCATAGACCACCCACAGTGGAGTCAGATCCGTGGTATCACTTGGTGGATCGGCAATTTCAGCTGTTTCTACCTGCTTTAcaaagcaggaggagagctCAATTCGTTGTCAAACTAG
- a CDS encoding hypothetical protein (MEROPS:MER0018285; COG:O; EggNog:ENOG503P679): MRNPPESINHLLDTLTNNPSSPSLRIHFPTETVSSPGQHLSTTTSATPPSFSVSASALHNLKFPNNDLSPVSSHTSDPDDDANKPSTSTKNEDQPDINPLTIPRFLITTLDLDPPFPSFPVLGPILHGMQADLALSTSFTGEDDIDTDKQFIPLERDTRFNLGEDDIGEVARYMGPSPPGWSEPHRYVCLMWQQPEGVTGDKIREEMGWGGARDGKIGAWERVRFDQGGFEERFGLGEVVAGNYFVC, encoded by the coding sequence ATGCGCAACCCCCCCGAAAgcatcaaccacctcctcgacaccctcaccaacaacccctcctccccctccctccgcatCCACTTCCCCACCGAAaccgtctcctccccaggccagcacctctccaccaccacctccgcaacccccccttccttctccgtctcggcctcggctctccacaacctcaaatTCCCCAACAACGAcctctcccccgtctcctcccACACCTCCGACCCTGACGACGACGCAAacaaaccctccacctccaccaaaaatGAAGACCAACCTGACATaaaccccctcaccatcccccgcTTCCtaatcaccaccctcgacctcgacccccCATTCCCTTCTTTTCCAGTTCTGGGCCCAATCCTCCACGGCATGCAGGCCGACCTGGCATTGTCGACCTCTTTCACGGGCGAGGATGACATTGACACAGACAAGCAGTTTATCCCTCTGGAGCGGGACACTAGGTTCAACCTAGGTGAGGATGACATAGGGGAAGTGGCGCGGTACATGGGCCCTTCCCCGCCGGGGTGGAGCGAGCCGCATCGCTATGTTTGTCTGATGTGGCAGCAGCCCGAGGGGGTGACTGGAGACAAAAtcagggaggagatggggtgggggggcgcgagggatgggaagattggggcgtgggagagggtgaggtttgaTCAGGGGGGTTTcgaggagaggtttgggttgggggaggtggtggcagggaATTATTTCGTTTGTTGA
- a CDS encoding hypothetical protein (COG:C; EggNog:ENOG503NUGQ) — MFPANQPLVSPQPRPLCLFSPRHILSHLTCTEPYSCVFPLLSQLKQIIMAKDDREFRILICGGGVAGLTLANALEQASIPYLLLERRPDLAPQVGASIGIFSSGARILDQLGAWDRIEKEAERINLLTARRADGSVICEDRSTELILARTGYCTAWGERQVLLRGLVDNIRDKSRLLTGRNVVEVRHDLDKGVRVVCDDGEEFEGDVLVGCDGVNSLVRGRMWELAGVVERERESLFADHNTLFGIAYGVEGLTSGHLDTSYNIGRVGMTIVADEGKVYWFAGERLSRRYHHGEIPQFNEQEVQSFLARNGDLILRPDPNRLTLADLWKKTVVHRLVSIEQGRFKLWHWGRITCAGDSIHKSTPNLGVGGNIAIESAAALANGIKKLADKCARTGQLHPSPDDIQKMLAEYQQERETRAAAVVDASGFLTQAHCMQTAYSRFFVNWLLPNFGELIAELFHHVMIGATKIDYLPLPKRSLMVTAPFNPTMGDGRRESRFERALFALPLFLMSCLAFWIMNVGMPEQWAKEQRDGGFIAVDNTLVPVLRSFYGWRSLDETMAWVNMIFVPGMYGTSEEGRRHMITFLFEGLPFFTIWLLESTRRANALTILQLPNLFLTLCQLMGVGIIGPFYLYLHYILSPIESFAARDKRLTNTRWSYTILPAILLAYLTPLIGFLFSSDLPQRQSWLFIWQPFPIWTALAMLTLSRLFSDTVNQDKINNFTKDLPVLRIYIGLGSIIAAAAHIWGRNGGVDPAHWGLFFPGGIPRHYGDLTSFAVNFLKWDYLFGFGSHIVWVGYLFWDLRQAGMLREGWGNVMGFVVAGLVTVGPGATIGGAWVFREGVLAKRWHKDAVTVESVGRLHGGSK, encoded by the exons ATGTTCCCAGCCAATCAGCCTCTTGTCTcacctcagcctcggcctTTATGTCTCTTTTCTCCACGTCATATACTTAGTCACCTAACCTGCACCGAACCGTATTCTTGTGTGTTCCCTCTTTTATCACAGCTCAAACAAATCATCATGGCAAAGGACGACCGCGAATTCCGCATCCTCATCTGCGGAGGCGGAGTTGCTGGCCTCACTCTAGCAAATGCGCTTGAG CAAGCCTCCATCCCCTATCTCCTCCTCGAACGCCGCCCCGACCTCGCTCCCCAGGTCGGCGCCTCGATCGGCATCTTCAGCTCAGGCGCGCGCATCCTCGACCAGCTCGGGGCCTGGGACCGCATCGAGAAAGAAGCCGAGCGGATCAACCTGCTTACTGCCCGTCGAGCAGACGGGAGCGTGATTTGCGAGGACAGGAGTACTGAGCTTATCCTGGCGAGGACGGGGTACTGCACTGCATGGGGGGAGCGGCAGGTTTTGCtgcgggggttggtggataACATCAGGGACAAGAGCAGGTTGTTGACGGGGAGgaatgtggtggaggtgaggcaTGATTTGGAcaagggggtgagggttgtttgtgatgacggggaggagtttgagggggatgTTCTGGTGGGGTGTGATGGGGTTAATAgtttggtgagggggaggatgtgggagttggcgggggtggtggaacgggagagggaga GTTTGTTCGCTGACCATAACACGCTGTTTGGCATTGCGTACGGGGTGGAAGGGCTGACGTCTGGGCATCTGGACACATCGTACAATATCGGTCGTGTTGGAATGACGATTGTTGCCGACGAGGGAAAGGTGTACTGGTTCGCAGGAGAGCGTCTCTCCCGAAGATACCACCATGGCGAAATTCCACAATTCAACGAACAAGAAGTCCAATCCTTCCTCGCCCGCAACGGcgacctcatcctccgcccAGACCCCAACCGTCTCACCCTCGCGGACCTCTGGAAAAAAACCGTCGTCCACCGCCTCGTCTCGATCGAACAAGGCAGATTCAAACTCTGGCACTGGGGGCGAATCACCTGCGCAGGAGACAGCATCCACAAGTCGACCCCCAActtgggagttggtggaAACATTGCCATCGAAAGCGCAGCCGCGCTGGCCAATGggatcaagaagctggctgACAAATGCGCCCGGACGGGACAGTTGCATCCCTCGCCGGATGACATCCAAAAAATGCTCGCCGAGTACCAACAGGAACGGGAAACACGGGCAGCTGCGGTTGTGGACGCGTCAGGCTTCTTGACACAAGCCCACTGCATGCAGACGGCTTATTCTCGATTCTTTGTTAACTGGCTGCTCCCCAACTTTGGAGAGCTGATTGCCGAGCTTTTTCATCACGTTATGATCGGAGCGACGAAGATTGATTACTTGCCGCTGCCGAAACGATCACTCATGGTGACCGCACCGTTCAACCCGACCatgggggatgggaggagggagagcaggTTCGAGAGGGCGTTGTTTGCTCTGCCGTTGTTTTTGATGTCGTGTCTTGCTTTTTGGATCATGAACGTGGGAATGCCGGAGCAGTGGGCGAAAGAGCAGCGTGATGGGGGTTTTATCGCTGTTGACAACACTTTGGTTCCGGTGCTGCGGTCGTTTTATGGCTGGAGGAGTCTTGACGAGACGATGGCGTGGGTGAATATGATCTTTGTGCCGGGTATGTACGGCACATCGGAAGAAGGCCGCCGGCATATGATCACCTTTCTGTTTGAGGGGCTGCCCTTCTTTACGATCTGGCTGCTGGAGTCGACACGGCGGGCGAATGCGCTTACTATCTTGCAACT GCCCAACCTCTTTCTCACCCTCTGCCAACTCATGGGCGTGGGCATCATCGGCCCCTTCTACCTCTACCTCCACtacatcctctcccccatcgAATCCTTCGCCGCCCGCGACAAGCGCCTGACCAACACCCGCTGGTCGTACACCATCCTCCctgccatcctcctcgcctaCCTCACCCCCCTAATCGggttcctcttctcctctgacctcccccaacgccaaTCCTGGCTGTTCATCTGGCAACCCTTCCCCATCTGGACCGCACTGGCAAtgctcaccctctccagACTATTCAGCGACACCGTCAACCAAGACAAGatcaacaacttcaccaaAGACCTCCCCGTTCTTCGAATTTACATCGGCTTGGGGAGTATCATAGCAGCAGCGGCACATATATGGGGGAGAAACGGCGGGGTTGACCCGGCACACTGGGGGCTGTTTTTCCCGGGAGGGATCCCGAGACATTACGGGGATTTGACCTCGTTTGCGGTCAATTTCCTAAAGTGGGATTACCTTTTCGGTTTTGGGAGCCACATTGTCTGGGTGGGGTATTTGTTTTGGGATTTGAGACAGGCGGGcatgttgagggaggggtgggggaatGTGATGGGGTTtgtggtggctgggttggtgacTGTGGGGCCGGGGGCGACGATTGGGGGGGCGTGGGTGTttagggagggggttttggcgAAGAGGTGGCATAAGGATgcggtgacggtggagagTGTAGGGAGGCTGCATGGGGGGAGTAAGTAG